The following coding sequences lie in one Prevotella sp. oral taxon 299 str. F0039 genomic window:
- the traM gene encoding conjugative transposon protein TraM → MDNKQKEQMKKGLVFGGLGLLFALSMWFIFAPSSKDKTAAEQGLNDSIPQATTEKLTENKLKAYELGDKAHEEEQTREEMGRLSDYFAQNTAPSEEQRAETAASMAKIENSMHRYEENNRLLNSFYAPDPHEQEREALRSEIDNLKKELSAKDSREDNEEKRQLALMEKSYQMAAKYLPKASTPPTFNNGLTVGKEKTEDTVGGSEAAKGKTMQNEKPAMEVLPERRQIVSSLDQPMSDVYFMEEYGKKARNMGFHSLASTAVPTMRNTLKVVVDRTTVLKEGDNVVLRLLESAKVQGLHIPRQSRLIAVAKIEGNRMHLLIKSIEVDGHIIAVKLSAYDTDGQEGVYIPGSEDINALKEVGANIGGSMGTSFTFASSAKDQIISEAARGVMQSASQLLQKKLRTIKVTLKGGYRLFLVQSK, encoded by the coding sequence ATGGATAATAAACAGAAAGAACAAATGAAGAAAGGCTTGGTCTTCGGAGGATTAGGACTGCTGTTTGCCCTTTCAATGTGGTTTATCTTCGCACCTTCGAGCAAGGATAAGACTGCAGCGGAGCAGGGACTCAATGACAGCATCCCGCAGGCAACGACAGAAAAGCTCACCGAGAACAAGCTCAAAGCCTATGAATTAGGCGACAAGGCACACGAGGAAGAACAGACCCGTGAGGAGATGGGCAGACTATCGGACTATTTCGCACAGAACACTGCTCCATCAGAGGAGCAGCGTGCAGAGACAGCTGCTTCTATGGCAAAGATAGAAAACTCCATGCATCGCTATGAGGAGAATAACCGTCTGCTGAACTCCTTTTACGCTCCCGACCCACACGAGCAGGAGCGTGAAGCCTTGCGTTCGGAGATAGATAACCTTAAAAAGGAACTCTCTGCCAAAGACAGTAGGGAGGACAATGAAGAGAAACGGCAGCTTGCCTTGATGGAAAAGAGCTATCAGATGGCAGCGAAGTATCTCCCCAAAGCATCAACTCCACCTACCTTCAATAATGGTCTGACGGTAGGAAAGGAGAAGACGGAAGACACTGTAGGTGGCTCTGAAGCCGCTAAGGGCAAGACCATGCAGAATGAAAAGCCTGCAATGGAAGTTCTGCCGGAGCGTAGGCAGATAGTATCTTCACTTGACCAGCCTATGAGCGATGTGTACTTTATGGAGGAATACGGCAAGAAGGCTCGTAATATGGGCTTTCATTCGCTTGCAAGCACGGCTGTACCTACGATGCGCAATACGCTGAAAGTAGTAGTGGACAGAACTACTGTTCTTAAGGAGGGTGACAATGTTGTGCTCCGTCTGCTTGAAAGTGCTAAGGTACAGGGACTGCACATTCCACGTCAAAGCCGGCTCATAGCCGTCGCTAAGATAGAAGGTAACCGTATGCACCTACTTATCAAAAGCATTGAGGTAGACGGGCATATCATAGCCGTCAAGCTCTCGGCATACGATACAGACGGACAGGAGGGCGTGTATATACCAGGTTCGGAGGATATCAATGCGCTTAAGGAAGTCGGAGCGAACATCGGTGGTTCAATGGGAACCTCCTTTACCTTCGCTTCCTCTGCCAAGGACCAGATTATCTCCGAGGCTGCCCGTGGGGTGATGCAGAGTGCAAGTCAGCTGCTTCAGAAGAAGCTGCGCACTATCAAGGTTACGCTCAAGGGTGGTTACCGCCTTTTCTTGGTTCAGTCCAAATAA
- a CDS encoding GNAT family N-acetyltransferase: MIRIENEKQANEGRFALYENDIYAGELTYVFDDNHNLVAEHTRVGEEHKGKGFGKELIKALVQYARAEQIKVVPVCSFVKKVFERDESLNDIKA; the protein is encoded by the coding sequence ATGATTAGAATAGAAAACGAAAAGCAAGCAAACGAAGGTCGTTTCGCTCTTTATGAGAATGATATTTATGCAGGAGAATTAACCTATGTCTTTGACGATAACCATAATTTAGTGGCAGAACACACTCGAGTTGGAGAAGAACATAAAGGAAAAGGATTTGGAAAAGAATTGATAAAAGCTCTTGTTCAATATGCAAGAGCAGAACAAATAAAAGTTGTTCCAGTTTGTTCTTTCGTAAAAAAGGTGTTTGAAAGAGACGAAAGTCTGAACGATATCAAAGCATAA
- the traJ gene encoding conjugative transposon protein TraJ — translation MDFASLHELLRSTYDEMMPLCAQMTGIAKGIAGLGALFYIALRVWASIARAEAIDVFPLLRPFVLGFCIMFFPTVVLGTMNAVLSPVVQGTEMMVHQQEGNLAELTAKRDKLQEEAYLRNPETAYLVSNEKFDEKIEDMGIIGPEDAVTIAGMYAERAAYQTKQWIMKMVHDLLELLFHAAGLIIDTLRTFILIVLAILGPIVFGIAVWDGLAGSLTAWFSRYISVYLWLPVSSILTALLTKIQVLMVQKDIEALSDPNYLPDSGTWYYIVFFLIGIVGYFCVPTVAGWIIEAGGGIGSYGRNVNQTAQHGAQGAYTGGKAAMAGAGAAVGNVGGRIKGALLKGK, via the coding sequence ATGGATTTTGCCAGTTTACATGAGCTACTACGCTCAACCTATGACGAGATGATGCCGCTCTGTGCCCAGATGACGGGTATTGCCAAAGGCATTGCAGGCTTGGGTGCGCTCTTTTATATTGCTCTTCGGGTATGGGCTTCCATTGCCCGTGCCGAGGCGATAGACGTCTTTCCGCTTCTCCGACCTTTTGTCTTAGGCTTTTGTATAATGTTCTTTCCGACAGTCGTACTGGGTACGATGAATGCCGTTCTCTCGCCCGTAGTGCAGGGAACGGAGATGATGGTACACCAGCAAGAGGGGAACCTTGCAGAACTTACTGCCAAGCGAGACAAGTTGCAAGAGGAAGCCTACCTTAGGAATCCTGAAACAGCCTACCTTGTCTCCAACGAGAAGTTCGATGAGAAGATTGAGGACATGGGTATCATCGGACCTGAAGATGCTGTGACGATAGCGGGTATGTATGCCGAGCGTGCAGCCTATCAGACCAAGCAGTGGATCATGAAGATGGTACACGACCTTTTGGAACTTCTGTTCCATGCTGCAGGGCTTATCATCGACACGCTACGCACCTTCATACTCATCGTTCTTGCCATTCTCGGTCCGATAGTCTTCGGCATAGCCGTATGGGATGGTCTTGCTGGTTCACTTACGGCATGGTTCTCACGCTATATCTCTGTCTACCTGTGGCTGCCTGTTAGCTCTATTCTAACGGCACTGCTTACGAAAATACAGGTGCTGATGGTACAGAAGGATATCGAAGCGCTCAGTGATCCTAACTACCTGCCTGATTCGGGGACGTGGTACTACATCGTCTTCTTCCTTATCGGTATTGTGGGCTACTTCTGTGTACCTACCGTGGCAGGCTGGATTATCGAAGCAGGAGGTGGTATCGGCTCATACGGTCGTAATGTCAACCAGACAGCACAGCATGGTGCGCAAGGCGCATATACCGGTGGCAAGGCTGCCATGGCTGGCGCAGGTGCTGCTGTGGGAAATGTCGGTGGACGTATCAAGGGTGCACTGCTCAAAGGAAAATAA
- the traK gene encoding conjugative transposon protein TraK, whose protein sequence is MEFKSLGNIETSFRHIRLYAFVFAIVCVAVSGYAVYASYSFAKEQREKIYVLDQGKSLMLALSQDASRNRPVEAREHVRRFHELFFTIAPDKDAIEKNMERAFVLCDKSAFNYYKDLAEKGYYNRAISGNVNQRIEVDSIHCNFNTYPYAVTTYAREFIVRQSNVTERSLVTTCTLQNSVRSDNNPQGFLMENFLVKENRDIQTYKR, encoded by the coding sequence ATGGAATTCAAATCACTTGGTAATATCGAGACCTCATTCAGACACATAAGACTCTATGCCTTTGTCTTTGCCATCGTCTGCGTGGCAGTAAGCGGTTATGCCGTCTATGCCTCATACAGCTTCGCAAAGGAGCAGAGGGAGAAAATCTATGTGCTTGATCAGGGAAAGTCGCTCATGCTGGCTCTCAGTCAGGATGCAAGTCGTAATCGTCCCGTAGAGGCAAGAGAGCATGTGCGTCGTTTTCATGAACTGTTCTTCACCATTGCACCCGACAAGGATGCCATTGAGAAGAATATGGAGCGTGCCTTCGTGCTGTGTGACAAGTCGGCTTTCAACTATTACAAAGACTTGGCAGAGAAGGGCTATTATAACCGTGCCATATCGGGCAATGTCAATCAGCGCATAGAGGTGGACTCTATCCACTGCAACTTTAATACTTACCCTTATGCGGTAACAACCTATGCACGGGAGTTTATCGTCCGTCAGAGTAACGTTACAGAGCGCAGTCTTGTTACGACCTGCACGCTGCAGAACTCTGTCCGTTCGGACAATAACCCGCAAGGCTTCCTGATGGAGAACTTCCTCGTCAAGGAGAACAGGGATATACAGACCTATAAAAGATAA
- the traN gene encoding conjugative transposon protein TraN — MKKIILSMAMLAMVGATATAQENNDGLTPSRPLTSGELFQGMSRAIPTGRVVLPYGLDITFDKTVHLIFPSAIRYVDLGSQNIIAGKAEDAENVLRVKASVKDFETETNMSVICEDGSFYAFNVKYADEPEKLSIEMKDFLSPTNGRLPSNRSDIYFKELGNESPVLVKLMMQTIYQNDRRCIKHIGAQQFGMKFLLRGLYAHNGLLYFHTRMENSTNMPYSVDFITFKVIDKKMAKRTAIQEQILQPLRAYHQVMQVRGMGSEHTVFALEQFSLAEDKQLEVTLYERNGGRTLTFYVTAEDLQLAKKIDNLKLKW, encoded by the coding sequence ATGAAGAAAATTATTTTATCAATGGCTATGCTTGCCATGGTGGGAGCAACAGCCACAGCACAGGAAAATAATGATGGTCTGACACCAAGCCGTCCGCTTACTTCTGGAGAGCTCTTTCAAGGTATGAGCCGTGCCATACCAACGGGGCGTGTCGTACTGCCGTATGGTCTTGACATTACCTTTGACAAGACCGTGCATCTTATCTTCCCTTCTGCCATTCGCTATGTAGACTTAGGTTCACAGAATATCATTGCAGGGAAGGCGGAGGATGCAGAGAACGTACTACGTGTAAAGGCTTCGGTGAAGGACTTTGAAACGGAAACCAATATGAGTGTCATCTGTGAGGATGGCTCATTTTACGCTTTTAATGTAAAATATGCCGATGAGCCGGAGAAGCTCAGCATAGAGATGAAGGACTTCTTGTCACCAACGAACGGACGCCTGCCAAGCAACCGCTCTGACATTTACTTTAAGGAACTTGGTAATGAGTCGCCCGTATTAGTAAAGCTGATGATGCAGACTATCTATCAGAATGACAGACGCTGCATCAAGCACATTGGTGCACAGCAGTTCGGTATGAAGTTCCTGCTTCGTGGCTTGTACGCCCATAATGGCTTGCTGTATTTCCACACTCGTATGGAAAACAGCACGAACATGCCATACTCTGTGGATTTTATCACATTCAAGGTGATCGATAAGAAGATGGCAAAGCGCACCGCCATACAAGAGCAAATATTGCAGCCACTTCGTGCCTATCATCAGGTGATGCAGGTGCGTGGCATGGGTAGTGAACACACTGTGTTTGCGCTCGAGCAGTTTTCTCTTGCAGAAGACAAGCAGCTTGAAGTGACGCTCTATGAAAGAAATGGCGGTCGTACACTGACTTTTTATGTAACGGCAGAAGACCTGCAGCTGGCAAAGAAGATTGATAACCTCAAACTGAAATGGTAG
- a CDS encoding PcfK-like family protein, translated as MKGTEHFTRTIAEYLNQRAMADPLFAPNLMKPNKNIEECITYILNEVQKSGCNGFDDDEIFSMAVHYYDEDDIEVGKAISCQVAVNHVVELTEEEKAEARQEAIKQYQREELAKLQSRNARVKKTENIATQVQPSLFDF; from the coding sequence ATGAAAGGTACAGAACATTTCACACGGACAATAGCCGAGTATCTCAATCAGCGTGCTATGGCAGACCCTTTGTTTGCTCCTAACTTGATGAAACCGAACAAGAATATCGAGGAGTGCATCACCTACATTCTTAATGAAGTGCAGAAAAGCGGTTGCAACGGCTTTGATGATGATGAAATTTTCTCAATGGCTGTTCACTACTATGATGAAGACGATATAGAGGTGGGTAAGGCTATTTCTTGCCAAGTTGCCGTTAATCACGTTGTGGAACTAACGGAGGAAGAAAAAGCCGAAGCAAGGCAGGAAGCCATTAAGCAATATCAGCGTGAGGAACTTGCCAAGTTACAGAGCCGTAACGCACGAGTGAAAAAGACCGAGAATATAGCAACCCAAGTACAACCATCACTATTCGATTTTTAA
- a CDS encoding DUF3872 domain-containing protein, with protein MKKILNTIWVMGVLSLAVFCLSACDRDLDVQQSYPFTVETMPVQKDIIRGQTAEIRCTLKRGGEFADTRYTIRYFQSDGKGLLRNDNGTVFKPNDRYPLTKNVFRLYYTSLSSDRQTIDVYVEDSFGKVQQLTFSFNNEREEGKDKPASSRH; from the coding sequence ATGAAGAAGATATTGAATACTATTTGGGTAATGGGCGTGCTGTCCCTTGCCGTGTTTTGCCTATCTGCTTGTGATAGGGATTTGGATGTTCAGCAGTCTTATCCGTTTACGGTGGAGACGATGCCGGTTCAGAAGGACATCATAAGGGGGCAGACAGCTGAGATACGCTGCACGCTCAAGCGAGGCGGTGAGTTTGCCGACACTCGCTATACGATACGTTATTTCCAGTCTGACGGCAAGGGCTTACTAAGAAATGATAACGGCACTGTCTTTAAGCCGAATGACCGCTATCCGCTCACAAAGAATGTGTTCCGCCTGTATTACACTTCGCTCTCATCTGACCGCCAAACAATTGATGTATATGTGGAGGATAGTTTCGGTAAGGTTCAGCAGCTGACCTTTAGTTTTAACAACGAGCGAGAAGAGGGCAAGGATAAGCCTGCATCTTCTCGCCACTAA
- a CDS encoding PcfJ domain-containing protein, whose amino-acid sequence MKPRNKFEKAVLGQSKHLRPITKTQSKWAFRECIDHFAYRLPKGRTTCMDCGHSWIMNKHRETCTCPHCRAKLQIKETYERKLQQKQYFTLLTTCGEFQVLRMFLLIVGMEKGYKAQTSIIEIGQYWWNTQGRKAVVAIQRVLGHYVDTFSYYSPMAIRNDNEAYQHIAYSPIYPKFKVTDILRRNGFKDNFYGIVPTQLIPALLTDSRVETLLKAGSTDHLRYFLSNKKSFEERWQSYKIAVRNGYEIADISLWNDYVDTLRRLGKDIHNPKYLCPTDLKGEHDRRHEELLRVREREEIEQKQKKAMEDEKRFKELKSKFFGICFTDGTIQVHVLESVQEHLEEGVSMHHCVFSNAYYLKEDSLILSATIEGKRIETIEMSLRTLEVVQSRGVCNKNTEYHEQIVNLVNANRGLISRRMKATA is encoded by the coding sequence ATGAAACCGAGAAACAAATTTGAAAAGGCAGTTTTGGGACAAAGCAAGCATCTTCGCCCAATAACCAAGACACAAAGTAAGTGGGCATTCCGTGAGTGCATAGACCACTTTGCCTACCGCTTGCCAAAAGGTCGCACTACTTGTATGGATTGTGGGCATAGTTGGATAATGAACAAACATAGAGAAACTTGCACTTGCCCTCATTGCAGGGCAAAGTTGCAGATCAAGGAAACATACGAGCGCAAGTTGCAGCAGAAGCAGTATTTCACCCTACTTACCACTTGTGGAGAGTTTCAAGTATTGCGTATGTTCCTACTTATTGTGGGTATGGAGAAAGGTTACAAAGCACAGACTTCTATAATTGAGATTGGGCAATATTGGTGGAATACGCAGGGACGAAAAGCTGTGGTTGCCATACAGAGGGTATTGGGACACTATGTTGATACCTTTTCCTATTATAGTCCTATGGCGATACGCAACGATAATGAAGCCTATCAGCATATTGCCTACTCACCCATATATCCGAAGTTCAAGGTTACAGACATACTTCGCAGAAATGGTTTTAAGGATAATTTCTATGGCATCGTGCCTACCCAACTTATTCCTGCATTGCTTACAGACAGCCGTGTGGAAACATTACTAAAGGCAGGTAGCACAGACCATTTACGTTACTTTCTTAGTAACAAGAAGTCTTTTGAGGAACGATGGCAGTCCTACAAGATTGCAGTCCGTAACGGCTATGAGATAGCAGACATTTCTCTTTGGAATGATTATGTAGATACACTTAGAAGATTAGGAAAGGATATTCATAATCCAAAATATTTATGCCCAACAGACCTTAAAGGCGAACACGACCGCAGGCACGAGGAACTTCTCAGAGTGCGTGAAAGAGAAGAGATAGAACAGAAGCAGAAAAAAGCTATGGAAGACGAAAAGCGTTTCAAGGAACTCAAATCCAAGTTTTTCGGTATCTGTTTCACGGACGGCACTATCCAAGTCCACGTATTAGAGAGCGTGCAGGAACATTTGGAAGAAGGTGTATCAATGCACCATTGCGTATTTTCTAATGCATACTACCTTAAGGAAGACTCCCTTATCCTTTCGGCTACCATTGAAGGCAAGAGAATAGAAACCATTGAAATGTCTTTACGAACTTTGGAAGTGGTGCAAAGTCGTGGGGTATGCAACAAGAATACTGAATACCACGAGCAGATAGTAAACCTTGTCAACGCTAATCGAGGTCTTATAAGCCGAAGAATGAAAGCGACAGCATAA
- a CDS encoding type I restriction enzyme HsdR N-terminal domain-containing protein, with translation MIPLNLPSYNIKLSGTKEHPLILDSLRKKYVSLTPEEWVRQHFVHFLIEEKGFPAPLLANEVSLSCGNKQLRADSILYNTSLKPQVIIEYKAPSITITQKVFDQISTYNMLLHVDYLIVSNGLQHFCCKMDYENHSYQFLSDIPSYSEIIESAP, from the coding sequence AAAAGAGCATCCTTTGATACTAGATTCGCTACGAAAGAAATATGTTTCGCTAACTCCTGAAGAGTGGGTACGCCAACATTTCGTACATTTTCTTATCGAAGAGAAGGGCTTTCCTGCCCCACTTCTTGCAAATGAGGTGAGTCTTTCGTGTGGAAACAAGCAACTTAGAGCAGACAGTATCTTGTATAACACATCACTAAAGCCCCAAGTTATCATCGAATATAAAGCTCCTTCGATTACAATAACACAAAAAGTATTCGACCAAATTAGTACTTATAACATGTTGTTGCATGTAGACTATCTCATTGTGAGTAATGGACTGCAACATTTTTGTTGTAAAATGGACTATGAGAATCATTCTTATCAGTTTTTAAGTGATATCCCCTCTTATTCTGAAATAATTGAATCGGCACCCTGA
- a CDS encoding site-specific integrase produces MKSIFRTSFYLRSNYLNKEGKASVMMRFHLNGERVALGTTGVSVDPEMWDSTLGKVRGRTKETLATNAQLTSISTDLQVIFQRLEFSEELSLERIKSEYLGKREAMETVLSLFTKYNNDMYAQIGCGVSKANYRKFDICKRHFTHFLEIKYARTDLNAIELTPIVIHDFDVYLRTIVGQSFNTAIKTLKTFKTVIIFGRKAGVFNHDPFLNIHFKTKRVDRGFLTDEEIDTIMHKEFATQRLVNVRDIFLFSCFTGLAYVDVANLTADNIITMDGKQWIVTARKKTDTLSHILLLDIPKMIIEKYAGCAKNGRLIPILSNQRMNSYLKEIADVCGINKNLTFHMARHTFATMMLTKGVPVESVSKMLGHSSITTTQLYARITNKKIENDMLMVSRKLDKFNFVNSPATKVTKQYYTKKNSTI; encoded by the coding sequence ATGAAGAGTATTTTTAGAACAAGCTTCTATTTACGAAGCAATTATTTAAACAAGGAAGGAAAAGCGTCAGTTATGATGCGTTTTCATCTTAATGGAGAAAGAGTAGCTCTCGGAACAACGGGGGTTAGCGTTGACCCAGAAATGTGGGACAGTACATTGGGTAAAGTACGAGGAAGAACTAAGGAGACCTTGGCTACCAATGCCCAGTTGACGAGCATTAGCACTGACCTTCAGGTAATATTCCAGCGCTTGGAATTTTCTGAAGAGTTAAGTTTAGAACGGATTAAGTCTGAATATTTGGGCAAGCGGGAGGCCATGGAAACCGTACTCTCATTGTTTACCAAATACAATAATGATATGTATGCACAAATAGGCTGTGGTGTAAGTAAGGCAAACTATCGCAAGTTTGATATATGTAAGCGCCACTTTACTCACTTTCTTGAAATAAAATATGCCCGAACAGATCTTAATGCCATTGAACTTACACCTATCGTTATTCATGATTTTGATGTTTATCTTCGAACAATAGTGGGACAAAGTTTTAACACAGCTATTAAAACCTTAAAAACATTCAAAACAGTCATCATATTTGGACGTAAGGCTGGTGTGTTCAATCATGATCCTTTTCTCAACATCCACTTTAAGACCAAGCGTGTGGATCGGGGATTTCTTACAGATGAAGAGATTGATACTATTATGCATAAAGAATTTGCTACGCAACGACTGGTCAATGTTCGAGACATATTTTTGTTTTCATGTTTTACAGGTTTAGCTTATGTTGATGTAGCCAACCTTACAGCTGACAATATAATTACAATGGATGGAAAACAGTGGATAGTTACGGCAAGAAAGAAAACCGATACACTAAGTCATATCCTTCTTCTTGATATTCCAAAAATGATCATAGAGAAATATGCAGGCTGTGCTAAAAATGGCAGACTTATACCCATTCTCAGTAATCAACGAATGAACTCTTATCTGAAGGAGATTGCAGATGTTTGTGGTATCAATAAGAACCTTACTTTTCACATGGCTCGACATACTTTTGCAACAATGATGCTTACCAAAGGTGTTCCTGTTGAGTCTGTATCAAAGATGTTAGGACATTCGAGTATTACCACTACACAACTTTATGCTCGCATAACAAACAAGAAAATAGAGAATGATATGCTTATGGTGTCCAGAAAATTAGATAAATTCAATTTTGTAAATTCGCCAGCAACTAAAGTAACTAAACAGTATTACACGAAAAAGAATAGTACAATCTAA
- a CDS encoding conjugal transfer protein TraO produces MVDIMKKKIILSVCAAVAMAFSLPSQAQRLIPKQRGIEVVGSVPLIKGEKLFTGNNFGVGISLTRYLKKENYTFVMAEYEQQNMPYRSYNVKLKDALLQVGYMHPVLSDRGKNVFLYGGISALGGYEQLNEDKRLLPDGATLLDRSRFVYGGAVHGSVEVFLTDRVLFLVKAQGRLLFGSDVHRFRLAVSAGLRFNF; encoded by the coding sequence ATGGTAGACATTATGAAGAAGAAAATCATTTTATCGGTTTGTGCAGCGGTGGCAATGGCTTTTAGCTTGCCATCTCAGGCACAGAGACTGATACCCAAGCAAAGGGGAATAGAGGTCGTAGGGAGTGTTCCACTTATCAAGGGTGAGAAACTCTTTACAGGTAATAATTTCGGTGTAGGCATATCGCTTACCCGTTATCTCAAAAAGGAGAACTACACCTTTGTTATGGCAGAGTATGAACAGCAGAATATGCCGTACAGAAGTTATAACGTAAAACTCAAGGATGCACTATTGCAGGTGGGCTATATGCACCCTGTTCTTTCCGATAGAGGTAAGAACGTGTTTCTTTATGGTGGCATATCCGCTTTGGGTGGCTATGAGCAACTGAACGAGGACAAAAGGCTACTGCCCGATGGGGCGACGCTGCTCGACCGCTCCCGCTTTGTCTATGGCGGTGCCGTGCATGGCTCGGTGGAAGTGTTCCTTACTGACAGGGTTCTTTTTCTTGTAAAGGCACAGGGGCGGTTGCTCTTCGGCTCTGACGTACATCGTTTTCGTCTGGCTGTTTCTGCAGGACTAAGGTTTAACTTTTAA
- a CDS encoding DUF6575 domain-containing protein: MIQLKFIEVIVFYEIPQVFVATDIFGANYLCLLYPHDDESCYKYLAVRISEKRLNLFKGQIIDLLSIYKNPEDNSYFDVAVRDANDIIATPLEAINIQPSMLPDEGFFCNYDAIDNEELISGSLQNGKVMSCIAFSDIDNSHNIDVNVLTNALDRYQAMIRNCHIKRFGKQHASEANMRACALKAASFDVLFILNETFDLFGEASRISSTLQKIDEIFAIGSTDGLKEKFEDLQGHTLSSMRSFLQVLETNNLSFKHKWVTSILEKSISGSTISLNAISRVYDYLNAHTELEEVITEFIGYFASGTVLSNGKWVFIYDKKKITGTTDESNILNGITLGEQHQYKIKCIEYQNTNNISTKLKTTYKLIECTEI; this comes from the coding sequence ATGATTCAATTAAAATTTATAGAGGTCATTGTTTTCTATGAGATACCACAAGTTTTCGTAGCGACAGATATTTTTGGTGCAAATTATTTGTGCCTATTATATCCGCATGATGATGAATCGTGTTATAAATATCTCGCTGTAAGGATTAGTGAAAAACGTTTGAACCTATTTAAAGGCCAGATAATAGATTTATTGTCTATATATAAAAATCCAGAGGATAATAGTTATTTTGATGTAGCTGTGAGAGATGCAAATGATATTATAGCCACCCCCCTTGAAGCTATTAATATACAACCATCTATGTTACCAGATGAAGGCTTTTTCTGTAATTATGACGCAATTGATAATGAAGAGTTAATCTCGGGTTCTTTGCAAAATGGGAAAGTAATGTCTTGTATAGCATTCAGTGACATTGATAATTCTCATAACATAGATGTTAATGTTTTAACAAATGCTTTGGACAGATACCAAGCTATGATACGTAACTGCCACATTAAAAGGTTTGGCAAACAACATGCCTCTGAAGCAAATATGAGAGCTTGTGCATTAAAGGCCGCATCTTTTGATGTACTCTTTATTCTAAATGAAACGTTTGATTTGTTTGGAGAAGCATCAAGGATATCATCTACTTTACAGAAAATTGACGAAATATTTGCAATAGGCTCGACAGATGGATTAAAAGAAAAATTTGAAGATTTACAGGGACATACATTAAGCAGTATGCGCTCTTTTTTACAAGTCTTAGAAACAAATAATTTGTCTTTTAAACATAAATGGGTTACATCGATATTAGAGAAAAGTATCTCAGGTTCTACTATATCATTAAATGCAATTTCAAGAGTATATGATTATTTAAATGCACACACAGAATTAGAGGAAGTTATAACCGAATTTATTGGTTATTTTGCTTCTGGTACAGTTTTAAGTAATGGTAAATGGGTTTTTATCTATGATAAAAAGAAAATAACAGGTACAACAGATGAATCTAATATTCTAAATGGAATAACATTAGGAGAACAACATCAATATAAAATAAAATGTATTGAATATCAGAATACAAATAATATATCAACAAAACTTAAAACAACATATAAGCTTATAGAATGTACAGAAATATAA
- a CDS encoding DUF1896 domain-containing protein, translating into MKTTKKELSYFRLKLEAYLGEHFPERMNENTFITARADEALTTYCNAIAQGFSHPEAETMASEVLYQGLHFSKYDTLISVLENEFEKELPSPLPERLTPMLLKNKAVQSVFDKYELTDDFGATPEYEKLYTELTGTIVLIIEVNGLPTADSENMT; encoded by the coding sequence ATGAAAACAACAAAGAAAGAGCTTTCCTACTTCCGTTTGAAGTTGGAAGCGTATCTCGGAGAACATTTTCCAGAGAGAATGAATGAAAATACGTTTATAACAGCTCGTGCAGACGAAGCATTGACAACTTACTGCAATGCTATAGCACAAGGTTTTTCTCACCCAGAAGCTGAGACAATGGCAAGTGAAGTCTTATACCAAGGTTTGCACTTTTCCAAGTATGACACGCTTATATCTGTCTTAGAGAATGAGTTCGAGAAAGAACTCCCTTCTCCTCTTCCAGAAAGATTAACACCAATGCTTCTGAAGAATAAAGCTGTGCAAAGCGTTTTCGACAAGTATGAACTAACAGACGACTTTGGCGCAACTCCAGAGTATGAGAAACTCTACACTGAACTGACAGGGACAATCGTTCTGATCATTGAGGTCAATGGTCTGCCAACCGCCGATAGTGAGAACATGACTTGA